The Streptomyces luteogriseus genome includes a window with the following:
- the proP gene encoding glycine betaine/L-proline transporter ProP: MAAPDNDESVDPAAVRRHRVLFRAIEKRRHPKLRRSDITVTDDAAVKRATKAAALGNAMEWYDFGIYSYLASTIGKVFFPSGSDTAQLLGSFATFAVAFLVRPLGGMVFGPLGDKVGRKRILSLTMIMMAVGTFAIGLVPSHAVIGLWAPALLIFFRLVQGFSTGGEYGGASTFIAEYAPDKRRGFFGSFLELGTLAGYVGASGLVVVLQMLLSDDQMLSWGWRVPFLVAAPLGLIGLYLRLKLDETPAFQKLEGGQAKATEAADAVETSAAADLGKIFTRYWRPLLLCLALVAAYNITDYMLLSYMPTYLSDELGYGTNHGLLILLVVMVLQMCVINQVGRLSDRFGRKPLLMTGMLGFLFLSLPSFLLIRQGTIALITLGLLLMGLSLVAMLGTMSAALPAIFPTQVRYGSLSVAYNLATSVFGGTTPLVITALISAFDSTLMPAYYAMGAAVIGVIAVLCMRETANQPLAGSPPSVETEAEAEELVQAQSPQPRF, from the coding sequence ATGGCGGCGCCCGACAACGACGAGTCGGTGGATCCCGCGGCTGTGAGACGACACCGCGTGCTGTTCCGGGCGATCGAGAAACGACGTCACCCGAAGCTGCGCCGCAGCGACATCACGGTGACCGACGACGCGGCGGTCAAGCGCGCCACCAAGGCCGCCGCCCTCGGCAACGCGATGGAGTGGTACGACTTCGGCATCTACAGCTATCTGGCGTCGACGATCGGGAAGGTCTTCTTCCCCTCGGGCAGCGACACCGCCCAGTTGCTGGGTTCCTTCGCGACGTTCGCGGTGGCCTTCCTGGTGCGTCCGCTCGGCGGCATGGTCTTCGGGCCGCTCGGGGACAAGGTCGGCCGCAAACGCATCCTCTCCCTCACCATGATCATGATGGCGGTGGGGACCTTCGCCATCGGTCTGGTCCCCTCGCACGCCGTGATCGGCCTGTGGGCCCCGGCCTTGCTGATCTTCTTCCGGCTGGTGCAGGGCTTCTCGACGGGCGGGGAGTACGGGGGCGCCTCGACGTTCATCGCGGAGTACGCGCCCGACAAGCGGCGCGGCTTCTTCGGCAGCTTCCTGGAGCTCGGCACGCTCGCCGGCTACGTCGGGGCCTCCGGCCTCGTCGTCGTCCTGCAGATGCTCCTCAGCGACGACCAGATGCTGTCGTGGGGCTGGCGCGTGCCCTTCCTGGTCGCGGCCCCGCTCGGCCTCATCGGCCTCTACCTGCGGCTGAAGCTGGACGAGACGCCCGCCTTCCAGAAGCTGGAGGGCGGCCAGGCCAAGGCGACCGAGGCGGCCGACGCCGTGGAGACCTCGGCGGCCGCCGACCTCGGGAAGATCTTCACCCGGTACTGGCGGCCGCTGCTGCTGTGCCTCGCACTCGTCGCGGCGTACAACATCACCGACTACATGCTGCTGTCGTACATGCCGACGTACCTGTCCGACGAACTGGGCTATGGGACCAACCACGGGCTGCTGATCCTGCTCGTCGTGATGGTGCTGCAGATGTGCGTCATCAACCAGGTCGGACGGCTCTCGGACCGTTTCGGGCGCAAGCCGCTGCTGATGACGGGGATGCTCGGCTTCCTGTTCCTGTCCCTGCCGTCGTTCCTGCTCATCCGGCAGGGCACCATCGCCCTCATCACCCTGGGCCTGCTGCTGATGGGGCTGTCGCTGGTGGCGATGCTCGGCACGATGTCGGCGGCCCTGCCGGCGATATTCCCCACGCAGGTGCGCTACGGGTCGCTCTCGGTGGCCTACAACCTGGCCACCTCGGTCTTCGGCGGCACGACGCCTCTGGTGATCACCGCTCTGATCAGCGCTTTCGACTCGACCCTCATGCCGGCGTACTACGCCATGGGTGCCGCGGTCATCGGTGTCATCGCGGTGCTGTGCATGCGGGAGACCGCCAACCAGCCGCTGGCCGGCTCCCCGCCGTCGGTGGAGACGGAGGCGGAGGCGGAGGAACTCGTCCAGGCGCAGTCCCCCCAGCCCAGGTTCTGA
- a CDS encoding MFS transporter: protein MTASAAGGRNQGGQPDGYEPDPNRWRALWVTLVAGFMSLLDVSIVAVALPTVQQQLHASAAEVQWVVSGYALSFGLALVTAGRLGDALDRRRIFLIALSGFVLFSAACGAAPNITLLVVARLAQGLAAGFMAPQNSALIQQMFRGGERGRAFGFFGATVGISSAVGPLTGGLILALADGAQGWRWIFYVNVPIGILAVLLGRRLLPRTRRSGREHIDLPGVLLLGLGVLALMYPLVQAESGGLTRLWWMFPAGAALLFVFTRRQRRLVDRGTQPLLDPRLFTTVRGYAVGAGVGTLYFIGFSGVWLVFALFYQHGLGFSPLQSGLAVTPFALGSAVAAAVSGRLVDRLGRLLTVGGLTGVILGLGGTALLLRFAPLDVAPWIAAPVLFLGGVGGGCVISPNITMTLRDVPVHMAGAAGGALQTGQRLGAAVGTAALPGLYYLVLGNSSDDYRGALFVAMAAGLLGMAASLALAAYDWRRDRRTREPHGPCPDDIAHSPVHARQT, encoded by the coding sequence GTGACAGCGTCGGCGGCGGGCGGCCGGAACCAGGGCGGGCAGCCGGACGGGTATGAGCCGGACCCGAACCGGTGGCGCGCCCTGTGGGTCACGCTGGTCGCCGGTTTCATGAGCCTGCTGGACGTGTCGATCGTGGCCGTCGCCCTGCCCACTGTCCAGCAGCAGCTGCACGCCTCAGCGGCCGAGGTGCAGTGGGTGGTGTCCGGCTACGCCCTCTCCTTCGGCCTCGCCCTCGTCACCGCCGGCCGCCTCGGCGACGCCCTCGACCGGCGCCGCATCTTCCTGATCGCCCTCAGCGGCTTCGTGCTCTTCAGCGCGGCCTGCGGAGCGGCCCCGAACATCACCCTGCTGGTGGTGGCCCGGCTCGCCCAGGGCCTGGCCGCCGGCTTCATGGCCCCGCAGAACTCCGCGCTCATCCAGCAGATGTTCCGCGGCGGCGAACGCGGCCGGGCCTTCGGCTTCTTCGGCGCCACCGTCGGCATCTCCTCCGCCGTCGGCCCCCTCACCGGCGGCCTGATCCTCGCCCTGGCCGACGGCGCCCAGGGCTGGCGCTGGATCTTCTACGTCAACGTCCCCATCGGCATTCTCGCGGTCCTCCTCGGGCGCCGCCTGCTGCCCCGCACCCGGCGCTCCGGACGGGAACACATCGACCTGCCCGGTGTCCTGCTTCTCGGCCTCGGTGTCCTCGCGCTCATGTACCCGCTGGTCCAGGCGGAGTCCGGCGGCCTCACCCGGCTGTGGTGGATGTTCCCCGCCGGTGCCGCGCTGCTCTTCGTCTTCACCCGCCGGCAGCGCCGCCTGGTCGACCGCGGTACCCAGCCGCTGCTCGACCCGCGGCTGTTCACCACCGTGCGCGGCTACGCCGTGGGCGCCGGCGTCGGCACGCTCTACTTCATCGGCTTCAGCGGCGTCTGGCTGGTGTTCGCCCTCTTCTACCAGCACGGTCTGGGCTTCTCCCCGCTTCAGTCGGGCCTCGCCGTGACCCCCTTCGCCCTCGGCTCGGCCGTCGCCGCCGCCGTCTCCGGGCGGCTCGTGGACCGGCTAGGCCGCCTGCTCACCGTGGGCGGGCTCACGGGCGTGATCCTCGGGCTGGGCGGCACCGCGCTGCTGCTGCGCTTCGCACCCCTCGACGTCGCGCCCTGGATCGCCGCTCCGGTCCTGTTCCTCGGCGGCGTCGGCGGTGGGTGCGTGATCTCCCCCAACATCACCATGACGCTGCGGGACGTGCCCGTGCACATGGCGGGAGCGGCGGGCGGCGCCCTGCAGACCGGTCAGCGGCTCGGTGCCGCGGTGGGCACCGCCGCCCTGCCCGGCCTCTACTACCTGGTGCTCGGCAACAGCAGCGACGACTACCGCGGCGCCCTCTTCGTCGCGATGGCCGCCGGGCTCCTCGGCATGGCCGCGTCCCTGGCCCTGGCGGCGTACGACTGGCGCCGCGACCGGCGCACGCGGGAGCCGCACGGCCCGTGCCCGGACGACATCGCCCACAGTCCCGTGCACGCCCGGCAGACCTGA
- a CDS encoding amidohydrolase has protein sequence MSHLPAPGPADLVLTGGPVHTVDPARSRATSVAVRGGRIVAVGHDEVRELIGPRTEVVDLAGKLLLPGFQDAHVHPMGAGLELGLCHLGDTADAGAYLRRIGAYAAEHPDVEWITGGGWSLEAFPGGSPTAAALDAIVPDRPVFLPNRDHHGAWVNSRALERAGIDARTPDPADGRIERDAAGNPTGMLQEGAVHLVGKLVPDPTPEEQLAGLLRAQAVLHSHGVTAWQDAIVGTYANLTDPAPAYLTALDRGLLTARVVGALWWDRERGAEQITELVARREELSRDRFRAGTVKIMQDGIAENHTAAMLSPYLTGCGCTSDNSGISFVEPGELRKYVTELDASGFQVHFHALGDRAVREALDAVESARAANGNRDTRHHLAHLQVVHPGDLPRFRALGASANLQMLWAAHEPQMDELTLPFLGAERGARQYPFGDLLRAGATLAAGSDWPVSSPDPLQAIHVAVNRVSPDAPQGTPAFFPEQRLDLGTAIAAHTAGSAHANHLDGITGSIAVGKSADLVVLDRDPFAGPPEEIAATRVLETFVEGRRVHTAA, from the coding sequence ATGTCACACCTCCCTGCCCCGGGACCCGCCGACCTCGTCCTGACCGGCGGTCCTGTGCACACCGTCGACCCTGCCCGCAGCCGCGCCACCTCGGTGGCCGTACGCGGCGGGCGGATCGTCGCCGTCGGGCACGACGAGGTGCGCGAGCTGATCGGGCCGCGCACCGAGGTCGTCGACCTCGCCGGGAAGCTGCTGCTGCCGGGCTTCCAGGACGCCCACGTCCATCCGATGGGCGCGGGCCTCGAACTGGGCCTGTGCCACCTGGGCGACACCGCCGACGCGGGCGCGTACCTGCGCAGGATCGGGGCGTACGCCGCCGAGCATCCGGACGTCGAGTGGATCACCGGCGGCGGCTGGTCCCTGGAGGCGTTCCCCGGCGGCTCCCCCACGGCCGCCGCCCTCGACGCGATCGTCCCGGACCGCCCCGTCTTCCTGCCCAACCGCGACCACCACGGCGCCTGGGTCAACAGCCGCGCCCTGGAGCGTGCGGGCATCGACGCCCGGACCCCCGACCCCGCCGACGGCCGGATCGAGCGGGACGCCGCGGGCAACCCCACCGGGATGCTCCAGGAGGGCGCGGTCCACCTGGTCGGCAAGCTGGTGCCGGACCCCACGCCGGAGGAGCAGCTCGCCGGTCTGCTGCGCGCCCAGGCCGTGCTGCACTCCCACGGCGTCACCGCCTGGCAGGACGCCATCGTCGGCACCTACGCCAACCTGACCGACCCGGCTCCGGCCTATCTGACGGCGCTGGACCGGGGCCTGCTCACCGCGCGGGTCGTCGGCGCCCTGTGGTGGGACCGCGAGCGTGGCGCCGAGCAGATCACCGAACTCGTGGCCAGGAGGGAGGAGTTGAGCCGGGACCGGTTCCGCGCCGGGACGGTGAAGATCATGCAGGACGGCATCGCCGAGAACCACACCGCCGCCATGCTGTCCCCCTATCTGACCGGCTGCGGCTGTACCTCGGACAACAGCGGCATCAGCTTCGTCGAGCCGGGCGAGCTGCGGAAGTACGTCACCGAGCTGGACGCCTCCGGCTTCCAGGTCCACTTCCACGCGCTCGGCGACCGCGCGGTGCGTGAGGCGCTCGACGCCGTGGAGTCCGCCCGGGCCGCCAACGGCAACCGCGACACACGGCACCACCTGGCACACCTCCAGGTCGTCCACCCCGGCGACCTGCCGCGCTTCCGCGCGCTGGGTGCGAGCGCCAACCTGCAGATGCTGTGGGCCGCCCACGAACCGCAGATGGACGAACTGACCCTGCCGTTCCTGGGGGCGGAACGCGGCGCCCGGCAGTACCCCTTCGGCGATCTGCTGCGGGCCGGGGCGACCCTCGCGGCCGGCAGCGACTGGCCCGTCAGCAGCCCCGACCCGCTCCAGGCCATCCATGTCGCCGTCAACCGCGTCTCTCCCGACGCCCCACAGGGCACGCCGGCCTTCTTCCCGGAACAGCGCCTCGACCTGGGCACCGCCATCGCCGCCCACACGGCGGGCAGCGCCCATGCGAACCACCTCGACGGCATCACCGGCAGCATCGCCGTGGGCAAGTCGGCCGACCTGGTCGTCCTCGACCGCGACCCGTTCGCAGGTCCACCCGAGGAGATCGCCGCGACCCGGGTCCTGGAGACCTTCGTCGAGGGGCGGCGGGTCCACACCGCTGCCTGA